The following proteins come from a genomic window of Thermincola ferriacetica:
- the acsA gene encoding acetate--CoA ligase: MENLEVLAPSPGKHNMENYEETCKNFKWEDIEKVFSWSTTGKVNLAYEAVDRMVDEKGKGDMVALYYCDSKTEEKYTFADMKAYSNKFANVLRKYGIGKGDRVFIFMPRSPKLYFSFLGIVKVGAIAGPLFEAFMEAALKDRLSDSEAVAIVTTPELKGRILKDELPNLKHIFVVGANGDLGEREIDWDAEMAQASDEAEIEWVERETPLFLLYTSGSTGKPKGIIHVHNDMLGYYTTGKYVGDLQEGDMYWCTADPGWVTGVVYGMLAPWLNGCSTILRGGRFNADEWYQTLEKYKVTVWYSAPTAFRLLMAEGEEKIKQYDLSSLRHIMSVGEPLNPEVIRWFMKTLNVRVHDTWFMTETGMQMICNYPCMEIKLGSMGKPVPGVEAAIVDDNGNVLPPLQMGNLAIKKGWPAQMRAVWKNPEKFNEYFKHDPWYISGDSAYMDEDGYFFFQGRVDDVINTAGERVGPFEVESKLIEHPAIAEAGVIGKPDPIRGEIIKAFIALNEGYEWTEELAKEVRDFVKKGLAAHAAPREFEVKDKLPKTRSGKIMRRVLKAWELGLPVGDLSTMED; this comes from the coding sequence ATGGAGAATTTGGAAGTTTTGGCGCCATCGCCGGGAAAACACAACATGGAGAACTATGAAGAAACCTGTAAGAACTTTAAGTGGGAAGATATAGAGAAGGTATTCAGTTGGTCTACCACCGGTAAAGTTAATTTGGCGTACGAGGCTGTAGACAGAATGGTAGATGAAAAAGGCAAAGGTGATATGGTTGCCTTATATTATTGCGACAGTAAAACCGAAGAAAAATACACCTTTGCTGATATGAAGGCTTACTCCAATAAATTTGCCAATGTCTTACGGAAGTATGGTATCGGGAAAGGCGACAGAGTATTTATCTTCATGCCGCGCAGCCCGAAATTGTACTTCAGCTTCTTGGGTATCGTTAAGGTTGGAGCTATTGCCGGTCCGTTGTTCGAAGCATTCATGGAAGCTGCATTAAAAGACCGGCTGTCCGACAGTGAAGCTGTTGCCATAGTAACTACTCCCGAATTAAAAGGCCGCATTTTGAAAGATGAGCTGCCCAACTTGAAGCACATTTTCGTTGTAGGCGCTAATGGCGACCTCGGCGAGCGGGAAATTGACTGGGATGCTGAAATGGCGCAGGCATCCGATGAAGCAGAAATAGAATGGGTTGAGCGTGAAACCCCGTTATTCCTCTTGTATACTTCCGGTTCCACCGGTAAGCCCAAGGGTATTATCCACGTACATAATGACATGCTTGGATATTACACTACAGGTAAGTATGTGGGCGATCTCCAAGAAGGAGATATGTACTGGTGTACAGCAGACCCGGGTTGGGTAACCGGTGTTGTTTACGGCATGCTTGCTCCGTGGCTTAACGGATGCTCTACTATCCTTAGGGGCGGACGTTTCAATGCTGATGAATGGTATCAAACCCTGGAAAAATATAAAGTAACTGTTTGGTACAGCGCTCCGACTGCCTTCCGGCTGTTAATGGCTGAAGGTGAAGAAAAGATTAAGCAATACGACTTGTCCAGTCTGCGTCACATTATGTCTGTAGGCGAACCGCTGAACCCGGAAGTTATCCGCTGGTTTATGAAAACCTTGAATGTTCGTGTACACGATACTTGGTTTATGACTGAAACGGGTATGCAAATGATTTGCAACTATCCCTGCATGGAAATTAAACTTGGTTCCATGGGTAAACCGGTTCCCGGTGTTGAGGCAGCTATCGTGGATGACAATGGCAATGTTCTGCCGCCGCTGCAGATGGGTAACCTGGCCATTAAGAAAGGCTGGCCTGCCCAGATGCGTGCTGTATGGAAGAATCCTGAAAAATTTAACGAATATTTCAAGCATGACCCCTGGTATATTTCCGGTGACTCCGCATACATGGATGAAGACGGCTATTTCTTCTTCCAGGGACGTGTTGATGATGTTATCAACACTGCCGGTGAGCGGGTAGGTCCCTTCGAGGTAGAGTCCAAACTCATTGAGCACCCGGCTATTGCCGAAGCCGGTGTAATTGGTAAACCGGACCCCATTCGTGGCGAAATTATCAAGGCCTTTATCGCATTAAATGAAGGTTATGAATGGACGGAGGAATTGGCTAAGGAAGTAAGAGACTTTGTTAAGAAGGGATTAGCTGCTCATGCCGCACCGCGTGAATTCGAAGTTAAGGATAAACTGCCGAAAACACGTTCCGGCAAGATTATGCGCCGGGTGCTGAAGGCTTGGGAGTTAGGTCTACCTGTAGGCGACCTCTCCACTATGGAAGACTAA
- the glmM gene encoding phosphoglucosamine mutase, whose amino-acid sequence MGEYFGTDGVRGVANAQLTPQLAYELGKAGAFVLARDCEGKEKPKIVIGKDTRISGDMLEAALIAGICSVGVDVFKVGIMPTPAIAFLTRDLGAAAGVVISASHNPVEDNGIKFFSATGFKLPDEVEDRIEELLKSGLDNIPTPVGPEVGRVYDIHDAEDRYVNFVKKRVPVDLRGLKMVIDCANGAAYRVSPRIFRELGAEVIPIFNHPDGININYHCGSTHPEELSKRVVLEKADLGLAHDGDADRVIAVDEKGNIIDGDYMMLICSKYLKEKNRLPQNTVVVTVMSNLGLHIGLKEAGIKVLETRVGDRYVMEELLRTGAVFGGEQSGHIINLEHNTTGDGILTGLQLVAVVKECGRTLGVLAGQMEKFPQVLVNVRVADKKGAMENPEVLAAIRSGEAKLAGKGRILVRPSGTEPLVRVMAEGPEEEMLQNLVDDIAAVISRVAG is encoded by the coding sequence ATGGGTGAATATTTCGGCACCGATGGCGTGCGGGGGGTAGCTAACGCGCAGCTCACCCCGCAGTTGGCATATGAGCTGGGTAAGGCCGGCGCTTTTGTGTTGGCCAGGGATTGTGAAGGGAAAGAAAAGCCGAAGATTGTAATCGGTAAAGATACCAGGATATCGGGCGATATGCTGGAAGCCGCTTTGATTGCAGGCATTTGTTCTGTAGGCGTGGATGTGTTCAAGGTCGGCATCATGCCTACTCCAGCCATTGCATTTTTGACCAGGGACCTGGGGGCTGCTGCCGGGGTAGTCATTTCAGCTTCTCACAACCCCGTGGAAGATAACGGTATCAAGTTCTTTTCCGCTACAGGCTTTAAACTGCCTGACGAAGTGGAGGACCGTATTGAAGAACTGCTCAAATCGGGCCTGGACAACATTCCTACCCCTGTTGGTCCGGAAGTAGGGCGTGTTTATGACATTCATGATGCTGAAGACCGGTATGTGAATTTTGTTAAAAAAAGAGTGCCTGTGGACTTAAGGGGACTGAAAATGGTTATTGACTGCGCCAACGGCGCTGCTTACAGGGTTTCTCCCCGTATTTTCAGGGAACTGGGGGCAGAAGTCATACCTATTTTTAACCACCCCGACGGGATTAATATAAATTACCATTGCGGTTCCACTCACCCTGAGGAGCTGAGTAAAAGAGTAGTGCTGGAAAAGGCGGATCTGGGTCTGGCCCATGACGGCGACGCCGACCGGGTCATTGCTGTGGATGAAAAGGGAAACATTATAGACGGCGATTATATGATGCTTATTTGCAGTAAATACCTGAAGGAGAAGAACCGCCTGCCGCAGAATACGGTGGTGGTTACGGTAATGAGTAACCTTGGTCTGCACATTGGTTTGAAGGAAGCCGGTATAAAGGTGCTGGAAACCAGGGTGGGCGACCGTTATGTCATGGAGGAACTGCTCAGAACGGGCGCTGTATTTGGCGGCGAGCAATCGGGCCATATTATTAACCTGGAACACAATACCACCGGTGACGGGATCCTAACGGGACTACAGTTGGTAGCGGTAGTGAAGGAATGCGGCAGGACCCTAGGGGTACTGGCCGGTCAGATGGAGAAGTTTCCCCAGGTGCTGGTTAATGTCAGGGTGGCCGATAAGAAAGGGGCCATGGAGAATCCCGAGGTTTTGGCTGCCATCAGGTCCGGCGAAGCCAAGCTGGCCGGTAAAGGCCGTATCCTGGTCCGGCCGTCGGGGACGGAACCGCTGGTTCGGGTAATGGCAGAAGGCCCCGAGGAAGAGATGCTGCAGAACCTGGTTGATGATATAGCGGCCGTGATTTCCCGGGTGGCAGGGTAG
- a CDS encoding DUF881 domain-containing protein — protein sequence MKIEKWHVLLSLVCLITGLLIALYYKSSDMRFNPIAQKNQNLVAMIRTQEKKNRELEAEITKIRKDLDKYQQAIASGQGSLGRMQENLADLKFRAGLVKVSGPGIKITLNDQEQARTAKDPEYYMIHYSNILYIVNDLRSAGAEAIAVNGIRVVTNSDIRCAGSIILVNTRRLAPPYVITAIGDPEQLEMYVRSGEYYTLEMAKFPVSLEKLNKVVIPPYKGSYTFNYANALPKVGGN from the coding sequence TTGAAAATAGAGAAGTGGCACGTCCTGCTGTCGTTGGTCTGCTTAATCACCGGGCTTTTAATCGCATTATATTATAAATCCAGCGACATGCGTTTTAACCCCATAGCTCAGAAAAATCAAAACCTGGTGGCCATGATCAGGACCCAGGAAAAAAAGAACCGGGAACTAGAGGCAGAAATAACTAAGATCAGGAAAGACCTGGACAAATACCAGCAAGCCATCGCCTCAGGTCAAGGTTCTCTTGGCCGTATGCAAGAAAACCTGGCAGATCTGAAATTTCGGGCAGGGTTAGTTAAGGTATCCGGTCCCGGTATTAAAATAACTCTGAATGACCAGGAACAGGCCCGGACGGCCAAAGACCCCGAATATTATATGATTCATTACTCCAACATACTGTATATTGTAAATGACTTACGCTCTGCCGGTGCCGAAGCTATAGCCGTTAACGGCATAAGGGTTGTTACAAATTCTGATATCCGCTGCGCCGGAAGCATCATCCTTGTCAACACCCGGCGTCTTGCGCCGCCATATGTCATAACAGCCATAGGGGACCCCGAACAATTAGAAATGTATGTCCGTTCAGGAGAATATTATACCCTCGAAATGGCGAAATTCCCTGTGTCCCTAGAAAAATTAAACAAGGTTGTAATTCCGCCTTATAAAGGAAGCTATACTTTTAATTATGCCAACGCCCTTCCGAAAGTAGGTGGTAATTAA
- a CDS encoding DUF881 domain-containing protein, with protein sequence MFRKWQFALTFTFVLLGILLSFQFRTQQALLNDLSSQSTETLTAMAKNLNQKHYQLIREVWDLRTQQKRLESSVSEEKTLAETMQIEIDKLNIANGLSPVEGPGIILIIPENNSDAFFYQNMIDIINELWNAGAEAVAVNGIRVTNHTSILPADEFSGILVNGTKITYPYEVSAIGEPSTLNNGISIPQGIVENLRNFYKIPLEIKQVERMELPAAKPINFKYAKPVKE encoded by the coding sequence ATGTTTAGAAAATGGCAGTTTGCCTTGACCTTTACCTTTGTATTGCTCGGTATCCTTCTCTCGTTCCAGTTTCGCACTCAGCAAGCATTACTTAACGACTTAAGTTCCCAGAGTACCGAAACTCTAACTGCCATGGCAAAAAACTTAAACCAGAAACACTATCAACTGATCAGGGAAGTTTGGGATTTGAGAACCCAGCAAAAGAGACTGGAATCCAGTGTTTCTGAGGAAAAAACCCTGGCTGAAACCATGCAGATAGAAATTGACAAATTAAATATAGCCAATGGTCTTTCCCCCGTAGAAGGGCCCGGTATAATATTGATAATTCCCGAAAATAACTCGGACGCCTTTTTCTACCAAAACATGATTGATATAATCAACGAACTCTGGAATGCCGGAGCCGAGGCTGTGGCTGTAAACGGCATCAGGGTCACCAATCATACATCCATTTTACCGGCCGATGAATTTTCCGGCATCCTGGTCAACGGAACAAAGATCACTTATCCTTATGAGGTATCCGCTATCGGCGAACCAAGCACCCTGAACAACGGCATTTCCATTCCCCAGGGGATTGTAGAAAACCTGCGCAACTTCTATAAAATCCCCCTGGAAATAAAACAGGTGGAAAGGATGGAACTGCCAGCCGCCAAACCTATTAACTTCAAATATGCAAAACCCGTAAAAGAGTGA
- a CDS encoding CdaR family protein, producing the protein MSRVKGKYWSQIVSLLLAVILWIYVSNEINPTTEQILNRVPLETRGLSANVAILEMPRAVDLRIQGPREKVQQVGIRAVEAYIDLSNAKTGEVSLPVRVAVPEGVTVVDISPPEVTVRLEKVFEKQVPIRLKQTGKPARGYRLLDPVFDPVRVIIKGPGSLLKKVESAIVQVNFTGSKDGFHGKMPVQAVDKNGNVLDSNLVSILPSRVEVFVPVVLDMPSRVVPVKPVLEGQPAPGYIVSNIVPELATVSVFGRADLVRSIDQVSTAPLNIAGANADIYQEAALVLPPGLKASAVTVKVLVKIVPENQ; encoded by the coding sequence TTGAGCCGCGTCAAAGGCAAATACTGGAGTCAAATTGTCTCTCTTTTACTTGCCGTTATATTATGGATATATGTTTCTAACGAAATAAACCCTACCACTGAACAAATACTAAACCGTGTGCCGCTGGAAACAAGAGGTCTTAGCGCCAATGTCGCTATATTGGAAATGCCCCGCGCTGTGGATTTGCGTATCCAGGGGCCGCGGGAGAAGGTTCAGCAGGTAGGCATCAGAGCGGTAGAAGCCTACATAGATTTATCCAATGCCAAAACGGGCGAAGTAAGTTTGCCTGTACGGGTCGCCGTGCCGGAAGGGGTCACAGTGGTCGATATCTCCCCCCCAGAAGTCACTGTACGATTGGAAAAAGTTTTTGAAAAGCAGGTTCCCATTAGACTGAAGCAAACGGGAAAACCGGCCAGAGGTTACCGGCTGCTGGACCCTGTTTTTGACCCTGTAAGGGTTATCATAAAAGGGCCGGGGAGCTTGCTCAAAAAGGTGGAATCAGCCATTGTACAGGTTAATTTTACCGGTTCGAAGGACGGGTTCCACGGCAAGATGCCCGTCCAGGCCGTTGATAAAAACGGCAATGTTCTGGATAGCAACCTGGTCAGTATTTTACCTTCCAGAGTAGAAGTATTTGTGCCGGTGGTGTTGGACATGCCCAGCAGGGTAGTGCCCGTAAAACCTGTCCTGGAAGGTCAGCCGGCGCCGGGATATATCGTGTCCAATATTGTACCTGAGCTTGCCACAGTAAGTGTTTTTGGACGTGCAGACCTGGTCAGGTCCATTGATCAAGTCAGTACTGCTCCTTTAAATATTGCCGGGGCCAATGCTGATATTTACCAGGAAGCGGCCTTAGTTTTACCGCCCGGATTAAAGGCCAGCGCCGTCACTGTAAAGGTTCTGGTGAAGATTGTGCCGGAGAACCAGTAA
- a CDS encoding NAD(P)/FAD-dependent oxidoreductase: MRFRLHNIRLGLDEESSLLPQKICRKLRIFPEELLNCQVLKKAVDARKKDNIHFVYSVEIELPEKTGRRIAGKHGLTPVTEQPNAPLVPGNIPLGDRPVIVGTGPAGLFAALLLAEYGYRPLVLERGYDVETRTAKVLDFWENRALDPECNVQFGEGGAGTFSDGKLTTRINDPRVTRVFETFVAAGAPEEILYLSKPHIGTDKLRAVVKNIRNRIIELGGQVRFQAKLTNIFHQHGAVTEVEVNGKERIPARAVVLAIGHSARDTYRMLVEQGFYLEQKAFAMGVRIEHPQQLINEAQYGKYANHPSLGAADYQLVYKNKELDRAAYTFCMCPGGQVVAAASEKDTVVTNGMSYFARNSGIANSAVAVSVLPDDFGAKGPLAGVQFQRKWEMLAFQVGGKNYNAPVQRVEDFLAGRASDNVDLDLASYRPGITPADLHGCLPEFVSEMLEMAIEDFDKKIRNFGYPDAVLTGVETRTSAPVRIVRDEEYNAVGIAGVYPAGEGAGYAGGIISAAVDGLRIAEAIIKKYRKGEETDG, translated from the coding sequence ATGCGCTTCCGACTACATAATATCAGACTGGGTCTGGATGAAGAAAGTTCCCTATTACCCCAAAAAATTTGCCGGAAATTGAGGATTTTTCCGGAAGAATTATTAAACTGCCAGGTTTTAAAAAAAGCTGTTGACGCGAGGAAGAAAGATAATATTCATTTTGTCTATTCCGTTGAAATTGAGCTTCCTGAGAAGACGGGCAGGAGGATTGCCGGAAAGCACGGCCTTACCCCCGTGACAGAACAACCAAATGCGCCGCTTGTACCGGGAAATATACCTTTGGGGGACCGGCCTGTTATTGTCGGAACCGGGCCGGCCGGGCTGTTTGCCGCCCTTCTGCTGGCGGAGTATGGCTACCGACCTCTGGTACTGGAACGGGGATATGATGTGGAGACGCGTACGGCCAAAGTACTGGACTTTTGGGAAAACAGGGCTTTAGATCCTGAATGCAATGTTCAATTTGGCGAAGGGGGAGCGGGTACCTTTTCCGACGGCAAACTGACTACCCGCATTAATGACCCCAGGGTAACCAGGGTTTTTGAGACTTTTGTCGCTGCCGGGGCGCCGGAAGAAATTTTATACCTGAGCAAGCCTCATATCGGTACTGATAAATTACGTGCCGTAGTGAAAAATATCAGAAACCGCATCATAGAACTGGGCGGTCAGGTACGTTTTCAGGCCAAATTGACCAATATATTTCACCAGCACGGCGCTGTCACTGAGGTGGAAGTTAACGGGAAGGAGCGGATTCCGGCCCGGGCAGTTGTCCTGGCTATCGGACACAGCGCCCGTGATACATACCGGATGCTGGTGGAGCAGGGGTTTTACCTGGAACAAAAGGCTTTCGCCATGGGGGTGCGCATTGAACATCCACAGCAATTGATCAATGAGGCTCAATACGGGAAGTATGCCAACCACCCCAGTTTAGGAGCGGCTGATTACCAACTGGTATATAAGAACAAGGAACTGGACCGGGCAGCTTATACTTTTTGCATGTGTCCGGGTGGACAGGTAGTGGCGGCTGCCTCGGAAAAGGATACAGTTGTAACTAACGGTATGAGTTATTTTGCCCGTAACTCGGGGATTGCTAACAGCGCCGTAGCGGTTTCCGTCCTGCCCGATGATTTTGGGGCCAAAGGGCCGCTGGCCGGCGTGCAGTTTCAGAGAAAATGGGAAATGCTTGCTTTCCAGGTGGGCGGCAAAAACTACAACGCACCTGTCCAAAGGGTGGAGGATTTCCTGGCGGGTAGGGCTTCGGATAATGTTGATTTGGATTTAGCCAGCTACCGGCCGGGCATAACGCCGGCAGATTTGCATGGCTGTTTGCCGGAATTTGTTTCGGAGATGCTGGAAATGGCTATAGAGGATTTTGATAAAAAAATTCGGAACTTTGGTTACCCCGATGCTGTTTTAACAGGGGTGGAAACCCGTACTTCCGCCCCTGTGCGCATCGTTAGAGATGAGGAATATAATGCGGTAGGTATTGCCGGTGTTTATCCGGCCGGCGAGGGCGCCGGTTATGCCGGGGGAATCATAAGCGCGGCTGTTGACGGCTTGCGGATAGCGGAAGCCATTATCAAGAAGTATAGAAAGGGAGAGGAAACTGATGGGTGA
- the cdaA gene encoding diadenylate cyclase CdaA: MLVKLPDITIINILDILVVALLIYKLTQLIRGTRAVQLIKGLVVLLVATTVTDWLKLYTINWILKNIKTMVVVAIPIVFQPELRRALEQLGRGKFFARPLDFLGEEEAERLVNELVRGIEMLVRDKIGALIVIERKTGIKDYIETGIKIDGLVSAEFLVNLFVPKTPLHDGAAIIRGERLVAAGCFLPLTENPYVSKELGTRHRAALGISEQSDAVAIVVSEETGIVSIAVEGKLTRNLGGAATKEKLLDLLVVKNNRQMAFWNRRSED, encoded by the coding sequence ATGTTGGTGAAGCTGCCGGACATAACAATAATTAATATTTTGGACATCCTGGTGGTAGCACTTTTAATTTATAAACTGACGCAGCTTATCAGAGGTACGCGGGCAGTACAACTAATCAAAGGTTTGGTGGTGCTGCTTGTGGCCACTACTGTGACTGATTGGTTAAAACTTTATACGATTAACTGGATACTGAAAAATATCAAGACCATGGTCGTGGTAGCAATTCCTATTGTTTTTCAGCCCGAATTACGGAGAGCCCTGGAACAACTGGGCCGTGGAAAGTTTTTTGCCAGGCCCCTTGATTTTTTGGGTGAAGAAGAAGCGGAACGCCTGGTAAATGAGCTGGTCCGCGGTATTGAGATGCTTGTCCGGGATAAAATCGGGGCATTAATAGTAATTGAAAGGAAAACCGGTATAAAGGATTACATAGAAACAGGCATTAAAATTGACGGTTTGGTTTCGGCTGAATTTCTGGTGAACTTGTTCGTTCCCAAAACCCCTCTGCACGACGGCGCCGCTATTATAAGAGGAGAACGTCTGGTAGCGGCAGGCTGCTTTTTGCCGTTAACGGAAAACCCCTACGTCAGTAAAGAACTGGGAACCAGGCACCGGGCCGCCCTGGGCATTTCTGAACAATCGGATGCCGTGGCTATTGTGGTTTCTGAGGAAACAGGTATTGTGTCTATCGCTGTGGAAGGGAAACTAACCAGAAATCTTGGCGGTGCTGCCACAAAGGAAAAACTGCTTGATTTACTGGTCGTTAAGAATAACAGGCAAATGGCCTTTTGGAACAGGAGGTCGGAAGATTGA
- a CDS encoding small basic family protein produces the protein MWALISILGLIGGLIIGQFFTFTVPPAYATYLSIGILASLDSTLGGIRGVLEDKFDGVILISGFFINGLASAALVFFGDYIGVNLYYVAIFVFGIRIFQNLAITRRLIIARLKSQKRQRSKPFSKEV, from the coding sequence ATGTGGGCATTGATATCCATTTTAGGACTTATTGGTGGACTTATAATCGGACAGTTTTTTACTTTCACCGTTCCACCTGCTTATGCCACCTATCTTTCCATCGGCATTCTGGCTTCCCTGGATTCCACCCTGGGTGGTATCAGGGGGGTACTGGAAGATAAATTTGACGGCGTCATATTAATTTCCGGCTTTTTCATCAATGGCCTGGCTTCAGCGGCTTTAGTGTTTTTCGGTGATTATATCGGAGTAAACCTGTACTATGTAGCCATATTTGTTTTTGGCATCCGCATATTTCAAAACCTGGCCATTACACGGAGGTTAATTATTGCCAGACTGAAAAGCCAGAAAAGGCAGCGCTCCAAGCCCTTTTCCAAAGAGGTGTAA
- a CDS encoding lytic transglycosylase domain-containing protein, whose product MKINWKHKLMWFLDVRTVWLLLLLCFFMMIYYEPFGNKVITFLAGVEPPFSELPPKAKFDEKTTIVYKREKLTVVRTNLKNSVLLIKKSLGFGDVAEGKLVSAVDSMPVSRKIEGDFLRGQPDTRHVEDTWDILKDNLIDAGKAFGEALMVRIVTIDNKPMIVENDRIVPYDRTDRILRWADEIEKASRKYGVAPEIIAAVMEQESGGDPQAVSHAGAIGLMQLMPSTARWLGVNPYNAKENIDGGTRYLARLLAQFGNLEQALAAYNAGPGNVINGNYLYISETQNYVRNVPRLILKYKQKFSTMEVNAQKQ is encoded by the coding sequence TTGAAAATTAACTGGAAACATAAACTGATGTGGTTTTTAGATGTCAGAACAGTGTGGCTGCTGCTGCTTCTGTGTTTTTTTATGATGATTTACTATGAACCTTTTGGCAATAAGGTTATAACCTTCTTGGCCGGGGTTGAACCGCCTTTTTCGGAACTGCCGCCAAAGGCCAAGTTTGATGAAAAGACAACTATTGTTTACAAAAGGGAAAAATTAACGGTGGTACGGACTAATTTAAAAAACTCAGTGCTGTTGATCAAAAAAAGCCTGGGTTTTGGCGATGTGGCGGAAGGAAAACTGGTCAGTGCAGTGGATAGTATGCCGGTCTCCAGGAAAATTGAAGGCGATTTTTTGCGTGGGCAACCTGATACCCGGCATGTAGAAGATACTTGGGATATTCTCAAAGACAATCTGATTGATGCAGGTAAAGCCTTTGGAGAGGCGTTGATGGTGAGGATAGTGACCATTGATAATAAACCCATGATTGTTGAAAACGACAGAATTGTTCCTTATGACCGGACTGACCGGATCCTGCGTTGGGCCGATGAGATAGAAAAGGCTTCCAGGAAATACGGAGTAGCCCCTGAAATAATTGCAGCCGTAATGGAGCAGGAGTCAGGAGGTGACCCCCAGGCAGTAAGCCATGCCGGCGCAATAGGGCTGATGCAGTTAATGCCCTCCACTGCCCGCTGGTTAGGTGTGAATCCTTACAATGCGAAGGAGAATATAGACGGCGGAACCAGGTATCTGGCCCGTCTGTTGGCCCAGTTCGGCAACCTGGAGCAGGCGCTGGCTGCTTATAATGCGGGACCCGGTAACGTTATCAACGGCAACTATCTTTATATATCTGAAACACAGAACTATGTCCGCAACGTACCCCGGTTAATACTTAAGTACAAGCAAAAATTCAGCACAATGGAGGTCAACGCGCAAAAACAGTAG